In Rhizobiales bacterium NRL2, a genomic segment contains:
- a CDS encoding ABC transporter permease, which yields MFLVEVIVSGLLTGMMYALVALGFVLIFKASGIFNFAQGAFVFFAALSFVGLLEMGVNFWLALVLTLIIMLVLAIAIERVVLRPLVNQPLIILFMATIGLNFLVEGIAQVTWGSDVYALDIRIEDTPVEFFIEHTGMFLSRQEIVAACIAAGMVVILTIFFNRTKYGRALRAVADDHQAALSVGIPLQTIWAITWGAAGIIALVAGMMWGAKTGVQFSLALLALKALPVLIIGGFDSITGAVVGGLIIGAGEKFFEVFIGSYFGGGTENWFPFVLATVFLLFRPQGLFGEKIIERV from the coding sequence ATGTTCCTGGTGGAGGTGATCGTCAGCGGTCTCCTCACGGGGATGATGTACGCCCTGGTGGCGCTGGGCTTCGTGCTGATCTTCAAGGCTTCGGGCATCTTCAACTTCGCGCAGGGCGCCTTCGTCTTCTTCGCCGCGCTGAGCTTCGTCGGTCTGCTCGAAATGGGGGTGAATTTCTGGCTGGCGCTGGTGCTGACGCTGATCATCATGCTGGTGCTGGCCATCGCCATCGAGCGCGTGGTGCTCAGGCCGCTGGTGAACCAGCCACTGATCATCCTGTTCATGGCCACGATCGGGCTTAACTTCCTCGTCGAGGGCATCGCCCAGGTCACCTGGGGGTCGGATGTCTACGCCCTCGACATCCGGATCGAGGACACGCCGGTCGAGTTCTTCATCGAGCATACGGGCATGTTCCTCTCCCGCCAGGAGATCGTCGCCGCCTGTATCGCAGCAGGCATGGTCGTGATCCTGACGATCTTCTTCAATCGGACGAAATACGGCCGCGCCCTGCGCGCGGTCGCCGACGATCATCAGGCGGCGCTGTCGGTTGGTATCCCGCTGCAGACCATCTGGGCCATCACCTGGGGCGCCGCGGGCATCATCGCGCTGGTCGCGGGCATGATGTGGGGCGCCAAGACCGGCGTGCAGTTCAGTCTGGCGCTGCTGGCGCTGAAGGCCCTGCCGGTGCTGATCATCGGCGGCTTCGATTCCATCACCGGGGCGGTCGTCGGCGGCCTGATCATCGGCGCCGGCGAGAAGTTCTTCGAAGTGTTCATCGGCAGCTATTTCGGGGGCGGAACCGAAAACTGGTTCCCCTTCGTGCTGGCCACCGTCTTCCTGCTGTTCCGGCCCCAGGGCCTGTTCGGCGAGAAGATCATCGAGCGGGTCTGA
- a CDS encoding ABC transporter ATP-binding protein: MSEATKPLLSISNIEVIYDHVILVLRGVSLEVPEGRIVCLLGANGAGKTTTLKSVSNLLRSERGEVTKGAIEYRGKRIDRLTPNDVVKLGVVQVMEGRHCFGHLTVEENLMTGAYTRRDGAGEIQKDIDLVYQYFPRLKERRSAEAGYISGGEQQMTAIGRALMARPNLILLDEPSMGLAPQLVEEIFEIVSRLNREQGVSFLVAEQNTNIALRFAQYGYILENGRVVMDGTAESLANNEDVKEFYLGLSSEGRRSFRETKHYRRRKRWLS; encoded by the coding sequence ATGAGCGAAGCGACCAAGCCTCTGCTGTCGATCAGCAATATCGAGGTCATCTACGACCACGTCATCCTGGTGCTGCGCGGCGTTTCGCTCGAAGTGCCCGAGGGCCGCATCGTCTGTCTGCTCGGCGCCAACGGCGCAGGCAAGACGACGACCCTGAAATCCGTCTCCAACCTGCTGCGATCCGAACGCGGCGAGGTCACAAAGGGGGCGATCGAGTACCGCGGCAAGCGGATCGACCGGCTGACGCCCAACGACGTCGTCAAGCTGGGTGTCGTGCAGGTGATGGAGGGCCGGCATTGCTTCGGCCACCTCACGGTGGAGGAGAACCTGATGACCGGCGCCTATACGCGCCGCGACGGAGCGGGCGAGATCCAGAAGGATATCGACCTGGTCTACCAGTACTTTCCTCGCCTGAAGGAGCGCCGGAGCGCCGAGGCCGGCTACATTTCCGGCGGCGAGCAGCAGATGACGGCAATCGGCCGGGCACTGATGGCGCGGCCCAATCTGATCCTGCTGGACGAACCGTCGATGGGCCTCGCGCCGCAGCTGGTCGAGGAAATCTTCGAGATCGTCTCCCGCCTGAACCGCGAACAGGGCGTCAGCTTTCTTGTCGCCGAGCAGAACACCAATATTGCCCTCCGCTTCGCGCAATACGGCTACATCCTGGAGAACGGCCGCGTCGTGATGGACGGCACTGCCGAGAGCCTGGCCAACAACGAAGACGTCAAGGAGTTCTATCTGGGCCTGTCTTCCGAGGGCCGGCGGAGCTTCCGCGAGACCAAGCACTACCGCCGGCGCAAGCGCTGGCTGTCCTGA
- a CDS encoding ABC transporter permease: MIFREAGQFKSSYREDEAHLVLREERLFVLAVTLFAAVVVPAIAGEYLLRSILIPFLIFALATIGLNILVGYTGLISLGTAGFMAVGAFAAYKIATSFPWMHFGIVFVLAAVVAAVVGIAFGLPSLRIKGFYLAVTTLAAHFFIEWTLTHFGWFSNYASSGVISSPPLVTFGYVIDAAWERYLLCLAFLVVMTVIAKNLVRSSLGRSWMAIRDMDVAAEVIGIPILKTKLLAFAISSFYCGLAGALWAFVFLGSVEAQAFDIFRAFDVLFMVIIGGLGSIVGSYLGAGFFVILPIVITNVAGLFGGAVATDTLASLELVVFGGMIVFFLIVEPFGLARIWELAKEKLRLWPFPY; encoded by the coding sequence ATGATCTTTAGAGAAGCCGGCCAGTTCAAATCGAGCTACCGCGAGGACGAGGCGCACCTGGTCCTGCGCGAGGAGCGCCTGTTCGTCCTGGCGGTGACGCTGTTCGCCGCGGTCGTGGTGCCGGCCATCGCCGGGGAGTACCTGCTGCGCTCCATCCTGATCCCGTTCCTGATCTTTGCCCTGGCGACGATCGGGCTGAACATCCTGGTGGGCTATACCGGGCTGATTTCGCTGGGCACCGCAGGGTTCATGGCCGTGGGGGCGTTCGCCGCCTACAAGATCGCGACGTCGTTCCCCTGGATGCATTTCGGTATCGTCTTCGTGCTCGCGGCAGTCGTGGCCGCGGTGGTCGGCATCGCCTTCGGCCTGCCCAGTCTCAGGATCAAGGGCTTCTATCTGGCGGTGACCACGCTGGCGGCGCATTTCTTCATCGAATGGACGCTGACCCATTTCGGCTGGTTCTCGAACTACGCCAGCTCCGGCGTCATCTCGTCGCCGCCGCTGGTGACGTTCGGCTATGTCATCGACGCGGCCTGGGAGCGATACCTGCTCTGCCTCGCCTTCCTCGTCGTCATGACCGTGATCGCCAAGAACCTGGTCAGATCGTCTCTGGGCCGGTCATGGATGGCGATCCGCGACATGGACGTGGCAGCCGAGGTCATCGGCATCCCGATCCTGAAGACCAAGCTGCTGGCCTTCGCCATCTCGTCGTTCTACTGCGGCCTGGCCGGCGCGCTCTGGGCCTTCGTCTTCCTCGGCTCGGTCGAGGCGCAGGCCTTCGACATCTTCCGCGCCTTCGACGTGCTGTTCATGGTCATCATCGGCGGTCTGGGCTCCATCGTCGGCTCCTATCTGGGCGCCGGCTTCTTCGTGATCCTGCCGATCGTGATCACCAACGTCGCCGGCCTGTTCGGCGGCGCGGTCGCCACCGACACGCTGGCGAGCCTGGAACTGGTGGTGTTTGGCGGCATGATCGTCTTCTTCCTGATCGTGGAGCCGTTCGGCCTGGCCCGGATCTGGGAACTGGCGAAGGAAAAGCTCAGACTCTGGCCGTTCCCGTACTGA
- a CDS encoding C4-dicarboxylate ABC transporter: MAVADAENRYRPLSPFWRGLLMTATVITVLLSIYMLFNLGHTFGYVPVDTQYFFILLALLLPLCLLVFPLRKTGKVGSRGTERALFGFDLLLMAAAIGANVYLFTYARDIVNLGWEWAAPTHIQIASGILWLLVLEATRRAAGLSVFLIVLVFSTYPLYGEWLPDPLETFENEPFGKTVAYHAISSESILGIPFRAFANLVIGFLMFGVALQHTGGGKFFINLAFSLLGHVRGGPAKVAIFSSGLMGSMSGSVITNVLTTGSLSIPAMKRTGFKAHYAAGVEACASTGGVLMPPIMGATAFIMAIYLNVPYSEIIIAAAIPSFLYFFGLFMQIDAYAAWMGLKGLPRHEMPSVRETIKEGWHYIFVFLLLVFMLLYLQREALAPYYATALLIVLNQVTPGNRWGWKEVENFITGVGRLFAELAAILAGIGMIVGALSMTAKISTLANELLSMAGGDIFLLLLMGALASFIMGIGVTVTVAYIILAITLAPALTQSGLNPMAVHMFMLYWGMLSFITPPVALGAFAAASLAGSNPMRTGFEAMRLGSVIYFIPFFFVLNPGLIMQGTVPQVLVVTGTAIIGVVLLASALQGYMIGVGKLTHHRTLQWPIRFAVGLAALLFLAPGGELTGYTHVELVIAGLAIGLPAVALAWIQARSHAVA; encoded by the coding sequence ATGGCGGTGGCCGATGCCGAGAACCGGTATCGGCCACTGTCGCCTTTCTGGCGCGGCCTATTGATGACCGCAACGGTCATCACCGTTCTCCTGTCGATCTACATGCTCTTCAACCTGGGACATACCTTCGGCTACGTCCCGGTCGATACGCAGTATTTCTTCATCCTTCTGGCGCTGCTGCTGCCGCTCTGCCTCCTCGTCTTTCCGCTTCGGAAGACCGGCAAGGTCGGTTCGCGCGGGACCGAGCGGGCCCTGTTCGGCTTCGACCTCCTGCTCATGGCTGCGGCCATTGGCGCCAACGTCTATCTGTTCACCTACGCCCGCGACATCGTGAACCTGGGCTGGGAATGGGCGGCGCCCACGCACATCCAGATCGCCTCGGGCATTCTCTGGCTGCTGGTTCTCGAGGCCACGCGGCGGGCTGCCGGACTCTCCGTCTTCCTGATCGTGCTCGTCTTCTCGACCTATCCCCTTTACGGCGAGTGGCTGCCGGATCCGCTGGAGACCTTCGAGAACGAGCCCTTCGGCAAGACGGTCGCCTATCACGCGATCTCGTCGGAATCGATCCTGGGCATCCCCTTCCGCGCCTTCGCCAATCTGGTCATCGGCTTCCTGATGTTCGGCGTGGCGCTGCAACACACGGGGGGCGGCAAGTTCTTCATCAACCTGGCCTTCTCGCTGCTCGGACATGTCCGCGGCGGCCCGGCCAAGGTCGCCATCTTCTCCTCGGGCCTGATGGGTTCCATGAGCGGCAGCGTCATCACCAACGTGCTGACCACCGGTTCGCTCTCGATCCCGGCGATGAAGCGGACGGGCTTCAAGGCTCACTATGCCGCCGGCGTCGAGGCCTGCGCCTCGACCGGCGGAGTGCTGATGCCGCCGATCATGGGCGCCACCGCCTTCATCATGGCGATCTACCTGAACGTGCCCTATTCGGAGATCATCATCGCCGCGGCGATCCCGTCCTTCCTCTACTTCTTCGGCCTGTTCATGCAGATCGACGCCTATGCGGCGTGGATGGGGCTGAAGGGCCTGCCGCGGCACGAGATGCCGTCGGTCAGGGAAACCATCAAGGAGGGCTGGCACTACATCTTCGTGTTCTTGCTGCTGGTCTTCATGCTGCTCTACCTGCAGCGGGAGGCGCTGGCCCCCTACTACGCGACCGCCCTGCTGATCGTCCTCAACCAGGTCACGCCGGGCAACCGCTGGGGCTGGAAGGAAGTCGAGAACTTCATCACCGGCGTCGGCCGCCTGTTCGCCGAACTGGCCGCGATCCTCGCCGGCATCGGCATGATCGTCGGCGCACTGTCGATGACTGCCAAGATATCGACGCTCGCCAACGAACTGCTCTCGATGGCCGGCGGCGACATCTTCCTGTTGCTGCTGATGGGCGCGCTCGCCAGCTTCATCATGGGCATCGGCGTCACCGTCACGGTCGCCTACATCATCCTGGCGATCACCCTGGCCCCGGCGTTGACGCAGTCGGGACTCAATCCGATGGCGGTGCACATGTTCATGCTCTACTGGGGCATGCTCAGCTTCATTACCCCGCCCGTGGCGCTGGGCGCGTTCGCGGCGGCGAGCCTCGCGGGCTCCAATCCCATGCGAACGGGGTTCGAGGCGATGCGGCTGGGATCGGTGATCTATTTCATCCCGTTCTTCTTCGTCCTCAATCCGGGCCTGATCATGCAGGGCACGGTGCCGCAGGTGCTGGTGGTCACCGGCACCGCGATTATCGGCGTCGTGCTGCTCGCCTCTGCGCTTCAGGGATACATGATCGGCGTCGGCAAGCTGACCCATCACCGGACGCTGCAATGGCCCATCCGGTTTGCGGTCGGACTCGCGGCGCTTCTGTTCCTGGCGCCGGGCGGCGAACTGACCGGATACACCCATGTCGAACTGGTGATCGCCGGTCTTGCCATCGGCCTGCCGGCCGTGGCGCTGGCCTGGATCCAGGCCCGAAGTCACGCCGTGGCCTGA
- a CDS encoding ABC transporter permease, whose translation MQFRKVAIGVTAAAMLAGSAQAAEQFIPVAAYWTGPYAAGGSAFGDGMADYYEFLNIRDGGINGVKLTYEKCETAYKTDRIVECYEKMKNNGPTGSPFYHPFSTGGTYAVFERAEADKVPIITIGYGRTDASDGRVFPYLFPALTNYWSQSTAKIKFIGSLEGGMEKLKGLKIANVHHDSAYGKETIPVLEEQAKKYGFEFRNFPVAHPGLDQKAIWLQIARQYRPDYVILRGWGVMNPTSLKEAARVRFPANKIVGVWWSGSEEDTRPAGDAAEGYYAAGYHGAGTDYPVIQWMMEHLYSKGKGSVDQDRLGTIYVNRAFAMAMVGTEAIRDAMKMVGENRPVTGPEVQAALEQLTFDKARLEKLGAVGLLPEFAMTCEDHEGGAPVRFLQWNNGAWTSASDWIETDQSIVRPMVEKSAAAYAAEKGITPRDCGA comes from the coding sequence ATGCAATTCCGCAAAGTTGCGATCGGCGTGACCGCCGCCGCCATGCTGGCGGGCTCGGCGCAAGCGGCCGAACAGTTCATTCCGGTAGCGGCATACTGGACGGGACCTTACGCCGCCGGCGGTTCGGCTTTCGGCGACGGCATGGCCGACTACTACGAGTTCCTCAACATCCGCGACGGCGGCATCAACGGCGTCAAGCTGACCTACGAGAAGTGCGAGACGGCCTACAAGACCGACCGCATCGTGGAATGCTACGAGAAGATGAAGAACAACGGGCCGACCGGCTCGCCGTTCTACCATCCGTTCTCGACCGGCGGCACCTACGCGGTGTTCGAACGCGCCGAAGCCGACAAGGTGCCGATCATCACCATCGGCTATGGCCGCACGGACGCTTCCGACGGCCGGGTCTTCCCCTATCTGTTCCCGGCTCTGACCAACTACTGGAGCCAGTCGACGGCGAAGATCAAGTTCATCGGCTCGCTCGAGGGCGGGATGGAGAAGCTCAAGGGCCTGAAGATCGCCAACGTCCATCACGACTCCGCCTATGGCAAGGAGACCATCCCGGTCCTGGAGGAGCAGGCGAAGAAGTACGGCTTCGAGTTCCGCAACTTCCCCGTGGCCCATCCGGGTCTTGATCAGAAGGCCATCTGGCTGCAGATCGCCCGGCAGTACCGGCCGGACTACGTGATCCTGCGCGGCTGGGGCGTGATGAACCCGACGTCGCTGAAGGAAGCCGCGCGCGTGCGTTTCCCGGCGAACAAGATCGTCGGCGTCTGGTGGTCGGGTTCCGAGGAGGACACCCGTCCCGCCGGTGATGCGGCCGAGGGCTACTACGCCGCCGGCTACCACGGCGCGGGCACCGACTATCCGGTGATCCAGTGGATGATGGAGCACCTCTACAGCAAGGGTAAGGGTTCGGTCGATCAGGACCGCCTGGGCACGATCTACGTCAACCGCGCCTTCGCCATGGCCATGGTCGGCACGGAGGCGATCCGCGACGCCATGAAGATGGTGGGCGAGAACCGGCCGGTGACCGGCCCCGAGGTACAGGCCGCACTGGAGCAGCTCACCTTCGACAAGGCCCGGCTGGAGAAGCTGGGCGCTGTCGGCCTGCTGCCCGAGTTCGCCATGACCTGCGAGGACCATGAGGGCGGCGCGCCGGTGCGCTTCCTGCAGTGGAACAACGGCGCGTGGACGTCCGCCTCGGACTGGATCGAGACGGACCAGTCGATCGTGCGTCCGATGGTGGAGAAGTCGGCCGCGGCCTATGCGGCGGAGAAGGGCATCACGCCCCGCGACTGCGGCGCCTGA
- a CDS encoding long-chain fatty acid--CoA ligase has translation MTDVSASIARGDTLPKLVLRNARQWPDRVAFREKDYGIWQSYRWKETEEGIRALAMGFKALGLQRGDKVSIVGDNRPQLYWVFLAVEAMGGIAVPIYQDSGAEEARFVLDHGEVRFVVAENQEQVDKILEIKDACPSIETVVYFYQRGMRNYDMPFLHSFEHVQEMGRRLQTDKPDLFEAEVAKGEPGDVSLIAYTSGTTGNPKGVMHTHHSIITAAQAVIDFEELDEHDEIICYLPMAWVGDHFFFAQGVIGGFPVSCPESAETLLNDIRELGPTYFFAPPAIFENLLTNITIRMDDAGAIKRWMYEFFIGVARRCGIDILEGRKVNLIDRLLYTIGRVLVYGPLKDNLGFSRVRLAYTGGAPMGPDIFNFYRGIGFNLKQLYGQTESCAYACIQRNGDVRPDTVGPPAPGCEIRIADDGEILVRTPGVFTAYYKNDEATREALVDGWIHTGDAGIFTDDGHLKVIDRAKDVGKLNDGTLFAPQFLENKLKFFPAIREAVCHGDGRDFVTAFIVIDQEAVGSWAEKNSISFASYADLAARDAVSDLIAGCVEKVNADLARDSELASSQIRRFLLLHKELDADDGELTRTRKVRRRIVAERYEPLIEALFSGAEEASIESQVTYEDGRKGSLRANVKVRDARTFEPLRQSPQSTPAEPLRKAG, from the coding sequence ATGACCGATGTCAGCGCGAGCATCGCGCGTGGCGACACGCTGCCGAAGCTCGTCTTGCGAAACGCACGTCAATGGCCGGACCGGGTCGCCTTCCGCGAGAAGGACTACGGCATCTGGCAGAGCTATCGATGGAAGGAAACCGAGGAGGGCATCCGCGCCCTCGCCATGGGCTTCAAGGCCCTGGGCCTGCAGCGCGGAGACAAGGTTTCCATCGTCGGCGACAACCGGCCCCAGCTCTACTGGGTCTTCCTCGCCGTCGAAGCCATGGGTGGCATCGCCGTGCCCATCTACCAGGATTCGGGCGCCGAAGAGGCCCGGTTCGTCCTCGACCATGGCGAGGTCCGGTTCGTCGTGGCGGAGAATCAGGAACAGGTCGACAAGATCCTCGAGATCAAGGACGCCTGCCCGTCCATCGAGACGGTGGTCTACTTCTACCAGCGGGGCATGCGGAACTACGACATGCCGTTCCTGCATTCCTTCGAGCATGTGCAGGAGATGGGCCGCCGGCTGCAGACCGACAAGCCCGACCTTTTCGAGGCCGAGGTGGCGAAGGGCGAGCCCGGCGACGTCAGCCTGATCGCCTACACCTCCGGCACCACGGGCAATCCGAAGGGTGTGATGCACACCCATCACTCGATCATCACGGCAGCTCAGGCGGTGATCGATTTCGAGGAACTGGACGAACACGACGAGATCATTTGCTACCTGCCCATGGCCTGGGTGGGCGATCATTTCTTCTTCGCCCAAGGCGTCATCGGCGGGTTTCCCGTAAGCTGCCCGGAGAGCGCGGAGACGCTGCTCAACGACATCCGGGAACTGGGGCCGACCTATTTCTTCGCGCCGCCGGCGATCTTCGAGAACCTGCTCACCAACATCACCATCCGCATGGACGACGCCGGCGCCATCAAGCGCTGGATGTACGAGTTCTTCATCGGCGTTGCCCGCCGCTGCGGCATCGATATCCTGGAGGGGCGGAAGGTGAACCTGATCGATCGGCTACTCTACACCATCGGCCGTGTTCTGGTCTACGGACCGCTGAAGGACAATCTGGGCTTCTCACGGGTGCGGTTGGCCTATACGGGCGGCGCGCCGATGGGCCCCGACATCTTCAACTTCTACCGCGGCATCGGCTTCAACCTGAAGCAGCTCTATGGCCAGACGGAGAGTTGCGCCTACGCCTGCATCCAGCGCAATGGCGACGTCCGTCCCGATACCGTGGGACCGCCGGCGCCGGGCTGCGAGATACGCATCGCCGACGACGGCGAGATACTGGTCCGCACGCCGGGCGTATTCACGGCCTACTACAAGAACGACGAGGCGACGCGGGAGGCGCTGGTCGACGGCTGGATCCACACTGGCGACGCCGGCATCTTCACCGACGACGGGCATCTGAAGGTAATCGACCGCGCCAAGGACGTGGGCAAGCTGAACGACGGCACGCTGTTCGCGCCGCAGTTCCTGGAGAACAAGCTGAAGTTCTTCCCCGCCATCCGCGAGGCGGTGTGTCACGGCGATGGCCGCGATTTCGTGACCGCGTTCATCGTCATCGATCAGGAAGCGGTCGGCAGCTGGGCGGAGAAGAACAGCATCTCCTTCGCGTCCTATGCCGATCTGGCCGCCCGCGACGCGGTTTCCGACCTGATCGCCGGCTGTGTGGAGAAGGTGAACGCCGACCTGGCCAGGGATTCGGAACTGGCGAGTTCCCAGATCCGGCGTTTCCTGTTGCTGCACAAGGAACTGGACGCCGATGACGGCGAACTGACCCGCACGCGCAAGGTCCGCCGCCGCATTGTCGCGGAACGCTACGAACCGTTGATCGAGGCGCTGTTCTCCGGCGCCGAGGAAGCCTCCATCGAGAGCCAGGTGACCTATGAGGACGGGCGCAAGGGCTCGCTCAGGGCCAATGTGAAGGTGCGCGACGCCCGGACGTTCGAGCCGCTGCGCCAGTCGCCGCAGTCGACGCCGGCCGAGCCGCTGCGCAAGGCCGGCTGA
- a CDS encoding ABC transporter substrate-binding protein — protein sequence MTRTLRAALAVLAIMTIAPAALARCEVDKPVTLADLNWDSSAFHVAVAARILKDGYGCHVERKPGATRPLFKALARGEVDIMMEVWKDNIPTLWRQAAQAGDVVEMGVNYPDAVQGWFVPAYLVRGEDAPAPDLESVRDLADYRDLFADPEDRGKGRFYNCMLGWGCEKVNTRKLHAYGLADDFNNFRPVSGRALVRAIAGHYEKREPFLTYYWGPTWVLGTYDLVMLEEPPYDPEIWSEMNRNRRPEAATAYPTSAITIAVSDEFAEAAPEIVGFLESYRTSNDLVSAALADMRRLEGDAEAAARRFLTARPEIWTEWVPEDVARRVREGLS from the coding sequence ATGACGCGTACTCTCCGGGCTGCCCTCGCAGTCCTCGCCATCATGACCATCGCGCCTGCGGCGCTGGCGCGCTGCGAGGTGGACAAGCCGGTGACGCTGGCCGACCTGAACTGGGATTCCAGCGCCTTCCACGTCGCCGTCGCGGCCCGCATCCTGAAGGATGGCTATGGCTGCCACGTCGAACGGAAGCCGGGGGCGACCCGGCCACTGTTCAAGGCGCTCGCCCGCGGCGAGGTCGATATCATGATGGAGGTCTGGAAGGACAACATCCCGACCCTCTGGCGGCAGGCCGCACAGGCCGGCGACGTGGTCGAGATGGGCGTCAACTATCCGGACGCGGTTCAGGGCTGGTTCGTGCCCGCCTATCTGGTCCGCGGCGAGGACGCCCCTGCGCCGGATCTGGAATCCGTCCGCGACCTGGCGGACTATCGCGACCTGTTCGCGGACCCCGAGGACCGCGGCAAGGGCCGCTTCTACAACTGCATGCTGGGCTGGGGCTGCGAGAAGGTGAACACGCGGAAGCTTCACGCCTACGGACTGGCCGACGACTTCAACAACTTCCGGCCCGTTTCCGGCCGCGCCCTGGTGCGCGCCATTGCCGGCCACTACGAAAAGCGGGAGCCGTTCCTGACCTATTACTGGGGACCGACCTGGGTGCTGGGAACCTACGACCTGGTCATGCTGGAGGAGCCGCCCTACGACCCCGAGATATGGTCGGAGATGAACCGGAACCGAAGACCCGAGGCAGCGACGGCCTATCCGACGTCCGCGATAACCATCGCTGTAAGCGACGAGTTCGCCGAAGCGGCGCCGGAGATCGTCGGCTTTCTGGAATCCTACCGGACCTCCAACGACCTGGTCTCGGCGGCGCTGGCGGACATGCGCCGTCTCGAAGGCGACGCGGAGGCGGCGGCGCGGCGTTTCCTGACGGCGCGCCCCGAAATATGGACAGAATGGGTGCCGGAGGATGTCGCCCGGCGCGTGCGCGAGGGGCTTTCCTGA
- a CDS encoding cobalamin 5'-phosphate synthase: MNRRRQVELALALGWLTRLPVRFPAGGGGERTLAEAVWAFPLAGVVVAAAGAAAFVVAHCFGGPGLLAAVLAVAAMVVVTGALHEDGVADFFDGLGARGGRAARLAAMRDSRIGVYGVIALFLLLAARVAALSGLSGGEALAALLAAATLSRAAMAWLMLTGAPARADGAGRAAGEPGEGAVAAAGGFALLALVAAALVAPFGIAGLVLAPVLALTAAEAVGRKAARRFGGYTGDVLGAACVMSETAVLILLALLLA, translated from the coding sequence ATGAACCGGCGTCGGCAGGTTGAACTGGCGCTGGCCCTCGGCTGGCTGACCCGGCTGCCGGTGCGGTTTCCCGCAGGCGGGGGCGGCGAGCGGACACTGGCGGAGGCGGTCTGGGCCTTTCCGCTGGCCGGCGTCGTTGTCGCTGCCGCAGGCGCCGCGGCTTTCGTGGTGGCCCACTGCTTCGGCGGGCCGGGTCTGCTGGCGGCGGTGCTCGCGGTCGCGGCCATGGTGGTTGTCACGGGCGCCTTGCACGAGGATGGTGTGGCCGACTTCTTCGACGGACTGGGCGCGCGGGGCGGGCGGGCCGCCCGACTTGCGGCGATGCGCGACAGCCGTATCGGCGTCTATGGCGTCATCGCCCTGTTCCTGCTCCTGGCCGCGCGTGTCGCGGCGCTTTCCGGCCTCTCGGGCGGCGAGGCGCTGGCGGCGCTGCTCGCCGCGGCGACCCTGTCGCGGGCGGCCATGGCCTGGCTGATGCTGACCGGCGCCCCGGCGCGCGCGGACGGCGCGGGCAGGGCCGCGGGCGAGCCGGGCGAAGGCGCGGTTGCCGCCGCCGGCGGATTCGCGCTGTTGGCGCTTGTGGCCGCCGCCCTGGTGGCGCCGTTCGGCATTGCGGGACTGGTGCTGGCGCCGGTTCTGGCGCTGACCGCGGCGGAAGCGGTGGGGCGCAAGGCGGCGCGGCGTTTCGGCGGCTATACCGGCGATGTTCTCGGCGCGGCCTGCGTGATGAGCGAGACGGCAGTACTGATACTACTGGCCTTGCTGCTCGCCTGA
- a CDS encoding ABC transporter ATP-binding protein: MSTAEQLPARTFGPELLSVQDVSLSFGAVKAIVGVSLEVNEGEVFAIIGPNGAGKTSMLNCINGVYHPQEGTITFRGEKRRQMKPHEAAAGGIARTFQNVALFRGMSTLDNIMTGRNLMMKSHWLLQALRWGPALREELAHRRKVEEIIDFLEIEAIRKTPVGRLPYGLQKRVELGRALAAEPDLLLLDEPMAGMNMEEKEDMCRFILDVNEEFGTTIILIEHDMGVVMDISDRVAVLEYGRKIADGTPDEVKRDPKVIEAYLGVSHQDGEEG; the protein is encoded by the coding sequence ATGAGCACAGCGGAACAGCTTCCCGCCCGGACCTTCGGGCCGGAGCTTCTCTCGGTCCAGGACGTCTCGCTCAGCTTCGGCGCCGTCAAGGCGATCGTCGGCGTCAGCCTGGAAGTGAACGAGGGCGAGGTCTTCGCCATCATCGGTCCCAACGGCGCCGGCAAGACGTCGATGCTCAACTGCATCAACGGCGTCTACCATCCGCAGGAGGGGACGATCACCTTCCGCGGCGAGAAGCGCCGGCAGATGAAACCCCATGAGGCCGCCGCCGGCGGCATCGCGCGAACCTTCCAGAACGTCGCCCTGTTCCGGGGCATGTCGACGCTCGACAACATCATGACCGGCCGCAACCTGATGATGAAGTCGCACTGGCTGCTGCAGGCGCTGCGCTGGGGGCCGGCGCTCAGGGAGGAACTGGCGCATCGCCGCAAGGTCGAGGAGATCATCGACTTCCTGGAGATCGAGGCGATCCGCAAGACGCCTGTCGGGCGGCTGCCCTACGGCCTGCAGAAGCGGGTCGAACTGGGCCGCGCGCTGGCCGCCGAACCGGACCTGCTGCTGCTGGACGAGCCCATGGCCGGCATGAACATGGAGGAGAAGGAGGACATGTGCCGCTTCATCCTCGATGTGAACGAGGAGTTCGGTACCACGATCATCCTGATCGAGCATGACATGGGCGTCGTGATGGACATTTCCGACCGGGTCGCGGTGCTGGAGTACGGGCGCAAGATCGCCGACGGCACGCCGGACGAGGTCAAGAGGGATCCGAAGGTCATCGAGGCCTATCTCGGGGTCTCGCACCAGGACGGCGAAGAGGGGTAG